In Aurantimicrobium minutum, the following proteins share a genomic window:
- the gyrB gene encoding DNA topoisomerase (ATP-hydrolyzing) subunit B: MSEESEKPTPDGEYGASNIQVLEGLEAVRKRPGMYIGSTGPRGLHHLVYEIVDNSVDEALAGYCDDIKVFMRKDGSIRVIDNGRGIPVDIHPTEGKSTVEVVLTVLHAGGKFGGGGYAVSGGLHGVGSSVVNALSSHLEVEVKRQGFSYTQSYNIGVPEAPLAKQGPTDETGTTITFWPNADIFETVEFDYETLRARFQQMAFLNKGLRITLIDENQEDGEGNPLTVSYMFENGLMDYVQYLNTIKKNDIVHDEIIYFESEDAEKKISCEIAMQWTTAYSESVHTYANTINTHEGGTHEEGFRAAMTTLVNKYAREKGILKEKDENLSGDDVREGLTAVVSIKLGEPQFEGQTKTKLGNTEAKAFVQRITGDFLGDWFERNPNQAKEIIRKALQAATARMAARKARETARRKGLLEGGGMPGKLKDCASKDPSISEIFMVEGDSAGGSAVQGRNPETQAILPLRGKILNVEKARLDKALANNEVQAMITAFGAGIGEDFNPEKARYHKIVLMADADVDGQHITTLLLTLLFRYMKPLIELGYVYLAQPPLYRLKWSNADHEYVYSDEQRDRQLEAGLAAGKKIPKDNGIQRYKGLGEMDYRELWDTTMNPETRTLLQVTLDDAVAADEIFSTLMGEDVESRRNFIQKNAKDVRFLDI, from the coding sequence ATGTCTGAAGAATCTGAAAAGCCAACACCAGATGGCGAATATGGCGCCAGTAACATTCAGGTTCTAGAAGGACTAGAAGCAGTTCGTAAACGTCCCGGTATGTACATCGGTTCAACCGGGCCCCGAGGTCTGCACCACCTGGTCTATGAGATCGTAGACAACTCCGTCGACGAGGCGCTCGCAGGATACTGCGATGACATTAAAGTCTTCATGCGCAAAGACGGCAGTATCCGCGTTATTGACAATGGTCGTGGAATTCCGGTGGATATCCACCCCACTGAAGGTAAGTCCACGGTAGAAGTTGTTTTGACAGTTCTGCACGCCGGTGGAAAGTTCGGCGGCGGCGGATACGCCGTATCCGGTGGTCTCCACGGCGTGGGTAGCTCCGTGGTTAACGCACTGTCATCTCACCTCGAAGTTGAAGTCAAGCGTCAAGGCTTCTCCTACACCCAGAGCTACAACATTGGTGTTCCCGAGGCGCCCCTCGCCAAGCAGGGACCAACCGATGAAACTGGAACCACCATCACCTTCTGGCCAAACGCCGACATTTTTGAAACCGTCGAGTTTGATTACGAAACCCTGCGTGCACGCTTCCAGCAGATGGCCTTCCTCAACAAGGGCCTGCGCATCACGCTGATTGACGAAAATCAAGAAGATGGCGAAGGCAACCCACTGACCGTTTCCTACATGTTTGAAAACGGGTTGATGGATTACGTCCAATACTTGAACACCATCAAGAAGAACGACATCGTTCACGACGAGATCATTTACTTCGAATCCGAAGATGCCGAGAAGAAGATTTCTTGTGAAATCGCCATGCAGTGGACCACTGCTTACAGCGAGAGTGTTCACACCTACGCCAACACCATCAACACACACGAGGGTGGAACACACGAAGAAGGTTTCCGTGCAGCAATGACCACACTGGTCAACAAATATGCACGCGAAAAAGGCATCCTCAAAGAAAAGGATGAAAACCTTTCAGGTGACGATGTCCGCGAAGGCTTGACTGCCGTTGTCTCGATCAAGCTCGGTGAACCCCAGTTCGAAGGTCAAACAAAGACCAAGCTCGGTAACACCGAAGCGAAAGCGTTCGTTCAGCGCATCACCGGTGACTTCCTCGGTGACTGGTTCGAACGCAACCCCAACCAGGCCAAAGAAATTATTCGCAAGGCTTTGCAAGCTGCAACAGCACGTATGGCTGCGCGCAAAGCACGTGAAACTGCCAGGCGTAAGGGCTTGCTTGAGGGCGGGGGCATGCCCGGCAAGCTCAAGGACTGCGCGAGCAAAGACCCGTCGATTTCAGAAATCTTCATGGTGGAGGGTGACTCCGCAGGTGGTTCCGCAGTCCAAGGCCGCAACCCTGAAACTCAAGCAATCCTTCCTCTGCGAGGCAAGATTCTCAACGTTGAAAAAGCTCGTCTCGACAAGGCATTGGCAAACAACGAAGTCCAAGCCATGATCACGGCTTTTGGTGCAGGTATCGGTGAAGACTTCAACCCAGAAAAAGCCAGGTACCACAAGATCGTGCTTATGGCGGATGCGGACGTTGACGGTCAGCACATCACCACCTTGCTCCTGACTCTTCTCTTCCGCTACATGAAGCCACTGATTGAGCTCGGATATGTCTACCTTGCACAACCGCCGCTGTATCGATTGAAGTGGTCGAACGCAGATCACGAATATGTGTACTCGGATGAACAGCGAGACCGCCAACTTGAAGCTGGCCTAGCTGCTGGCAAGAAAATCCCCAAGGACAACGGAATCCAGCGCTACAAGGGTTTGGGTGAAATGGACTATCGCGAGTTGTGGGACACCACTATGAACCCAGAAACCCGCACACTGCTTCAGGTCACACTGGATGATGCCGTAGCTGCCGACGAAATTTTTTCAACCCTGATGGGTGAAGACGTGGAATCACGTCGAAACTTCATCCAGAAGAATGCAAAGGATGTGCGTTTCCTTGACATCTAA
- a CDS encoding DUF721 domain-containing protein, with amino-acid sequence MMSSEANGPGAADAAGPEETESMALYARLKSQATGTPRSQLSRDAKARRRNAQEHASEMPFSPGRDPKGLDDVLANLTQELGWKAPLAQSDVLTDWPEIVGPDIAARTKVLGITDSTLSVLCESTAWATQLRLMSSEVLTKLLNSHPESGITAIRFQGPNAPSWKRGPKSIPGRGPRDTYG; translated from the coding sequence ATGATGAGCTCTGAAGCGAACGGGCCTGGCGCCGCTGACGCGGCGGGGCCCGAAGAGACAGAATCCATGGCGCTGTATGCACGATTAAAGTCCCAAGCAACCGGAACTCCCCGGTCACAGCTTTCCCGAGATGCCAAAGCTAGACGTCGAAATGCGCAAGAGCATGCCAGCGAAATGCCCTTTTCTCCCGGGCGAGACCCCAAAGGACTCGATGACGTCCTAGCAAACCTCACTCAAGAACTGGGATGGAAGGCGCCTTTAGCCCAATCTGATGTGCTGACAGATTGGCCAGAGATCGTTGGCCCGGACATCGCTGCTCGCACTAAAGTTTTGGGAATTACAGACTCCACACTCTCTGTTTTATGCGAGTCAACAGCCTGGGCTACACAGCTCAGATTAATGAGTTCTGAAGTGCTCACAAAGTTGTTGAATTCCCACCCAGAATCCGGCATTACCGCTATTCGCTTTCAAGGACCCAACGCCCCAAGCTGGAAACGTGGCCCCAAATCAATTCCAGGGCGTGGTCCTCGCGATACTTACGGCTAA
- the recF gene encoding DNA replication/repair protein RecF (All proteins in this family for which functions are known are DNA-binding proteins that assist the filamentation of RecA onto DNA for the initiation of recombination or recombinational repair.): protein MHVSSLSLRDFRNYATADIEPSVGSVVLVGSNGQGKTNIVEAINFLATLGSHRTSIDSALIRQGSDAAIVRVNLAHDGRTILLEAQLNRNGANKAQVNRANAKLRDFPRYISTVIFAPEDLMLIRGEPSGRRKFMDDLIIQRTPRLEGVVSDYDRVLKQRNTLLKTAKVKDVEAGNLGTLDIWDERLVSLGTEIMSERRRLLADLSAPLTAAYHAIAGAEHEVSLEIKPSIAGADSAEEYFAAFTHSLETGRIQEIERGITLVGPHRDDVEFTLNGLPAKGYASHGETWSYALSLKLAAARLLRSESVLGDPILILDDVFAELDSARRQRLAEAVADFEQTFITAAVAEDVPEALMTQVFHVQRGTIQAHTGDLA from the coding sequence ATGCACGTAAGCTCACTCAGTCTTCGAGACTTTAGAAATTACGCCACTGCAGATATTGAACCCTCGGTTGGTTCTGTTGTTCTTGTCGGATCTAACGGCCAAGGCAAAACAAATATTGTCGAAGCCATCAATTTTTTGGCAACCTTGGGTTCTCACCGAACAAGTATCGATTCTGCGCTCATTCGCCAAGGATCAGATGCCGCCATCGTGCGAGTAAACCTCGCACACGATGGCCGCACGATCCTTCTTGAAGCGCAATTGAATCGAAATGGCGCAAATAAAGCCCAGGTGAACAGGGCAAATGCCAAATTGCGTGATTTTCCGCGATATATCTCTACGGTCATTTTTGCTCCGGAAGATTTGATGTTAATTCGTGGCGAACCCTCCGGGCGCCGCAAGTTCATGGATGACCTGATAATCCAGCGAACACCGCGACTGGAAGGTGTTGTTTCTGATTATGACCGGGTACTCAAACAGCGCAATACCTTACTGAAAACAGCGAAGGTCAAAGATGTTGAGGCTGGAAACTTAGGAACTCTCGATATTTGGGATGAACGGCTGGTTTCTCTAGGAACTGAAATCATGAGCGAGCGCCGCCGGCTCCTTGCTGATCTTTCAGCACCACTGACCGCGGCATATCACGCTATTGCCGGTGCAGAGCATGAGGTTTCATTGGAAATTAAGCCCTCCATTGCAGGAGCTGACAGCGCTGAAGAGTATTTCGCTGCGTTTACACACAGTCTGGAAACCGGCCGCATTCAAGAAATTGAACGTGGAATAACCCTTGTTGGCCCACACCGAGATGATGTGGAATTCACCCTCAATGGATTACCAGCAAAAGGCTATGCCAGTCATGGAGAAACCTGGTCTTATGCACTCTCCTTGAAACTAGCCGCAGCGCGGCTGCTTCGCAGTGAATCAGTGTTGGGCGACCCCATCTTGATCTTGGACGATGTTTTTGCCGAACTTGATTCAGCACGACGCCAACGTTTAGCCGAAGCCGTTGCCGATTTTGAACAAACATTTATCACTGCCGCCGTCGCAGAAGACGTGCCAGAAGCTTTGATGACACAGGTGTTTCACGTGCAACGGGGAACAATTCAAGCCCACACAGGTGATCTCGCATGA
- the dnaN gene encoding DNA polymerase III subunit beta, with translation MKFQVNRDVLSEAVSFAVKMLPARTTLPILSGVLIEATSEGLVFSSFDYEVSTQTKVAATVETPGRVLVSGRLLAEIANRLPNAPVTFESVESRIQVSCGSANFTLLSMPVEEYPTIPQVEGETGVLPAEEFSSAVAQVAVAASRDDVTPVITGVQLEITGNSLSLVATDRYRVAIRDIPWESTGTVSELTALVPARTMQEIGKTFGHSGNISISITNKDDRELIAFTADNKTVTSLLIKGNFPPVKRLFPEKVENYAVINTADLIEATRRVKLVVEREAALRFTFANNSLTLEAIGGEQAQASETIDAVISGPEVVVSLKPDFLLDGLGAVHSEFTRIGFTSVENPAKPGPVLITSQTSKDTPSEDAYRYLLQPNLLLR, from the coding sequence GTGAAGTTTCAAGTAAACAGAGATGTGCTCAGTGAAGCAGTTTCTTTTGCCGTCAAGATGCTCCCGGCTCGTACAACTTTGCCGATTCTCTCAGGTGTACTCATTGAAGCGACCTCTGAAGGTCTCGTTTTCTCTTCTTTTGATTACGAAGTTTCAACCCAAACCAAAGTTGCTGCAACAGTGGAAACACCGGGACGAGTTTTGGTGTCAGGGCGGTTGTTAGCAGAAATTGCTAACCGTCTACCCAATGCCCCAGTTACTTTTGAAAGCGTTGAGTCGCGTATTCAAGTGAGCTGTGGATCTGCAAACTTCACTCTTCTTTCTATGCCTGTAGAGGAATACCCCACCATTCCTCAGGTTGAGGGAGAAACTGGTGTTCTTCCGGCGGAAGAATTCTCCTCGGCTGTTGCACAGGTTGCTGTTGCTGCATCACGTGATGATGTCACTCCAGTGATTACTGGTGTACAGCTAGAAATAACCGGAAATTCCTTGAGTTTGGTTGCTACAGACCGCTACCGTGTCGCAATCCGGGACATTCCTTGGGAATCCACGGGAACAGTTTCTGAACTTACTGCTCTAGTCCCTGCTCGTACCATGCAAGAAATCGGTAAGACCTTTGGTCACAGCGGAAATATTTCCATTTCCATCACCAATAAAGACGATCGTGAACTGATTGCCTTCACAGCAGACAACAAGACTGTTACCTCGCTGCTGATTAAGGGTAACTTCCCTCCCGTGAAGCGTTTGTTTCCCGAAAAAGTTGAAAACTACGCCGTAATAAACACTGCTGATCTCATTGAAGCAACGCGTCGCGTCAAACTGGTTGTTGAACGTGAAGCAGCATTGCGATTTACCTTTGCAAACAACTCACTGACTCTAGAAGCCATTGGTGGAGAACAAGCTCAGGCTTCTGAAACTATCGATGCAGTTATCTCCGGTCCAGAAGTAGTTGTTTCACTCAAGCCAGACTTCCTCCTTGATGGATTAGGCGCCGTTCATTCAGAATTTACGCGCATTGGATTTACCTCTGTTGAGAACCCTGCAAAGCCTGGACCTGTTTTAATTACAAGCCAAACTTCTAAAGACACTCCTTCCGAAGACGCTTACCGCTACTTATTGCAGCCCAACCTGCTTCTTCGCTAA
- the dnaA gene encoding chromosomal replication initiator protein DnaA: protein MSVADDGMRDTWNSILEALASDPGVTPPLYGFASLIEPKGIMAGTFYLEVPNDFTRSMVEQRLRGPLLSAIGSLGELSEISTFAVVVNPDLVALDEPAPAVEVEEVKEDRNPVTAPTIMATESELESRLNPRYNFDSFVIGGSNRFAHAAAVAVAEAPAKAYNPLFIYGESGLGKTHLLHAIGHYAQSLYPTIRVRYVSSEEFTNDFINSIANNRGAAFQSRYRNIDILLIDDIQFLQGKAETQEAFFHTFNTLHDHNKQVVITSDVQPKHLTGFEDRMRTRFEWGLITDVQTPDLETRIAILRKKAEREKLSVPDDIMEFIATKVTSNIRELEGTLIRVTAFANLNKQAVDLPLVQTVLKDLITLDEDDIIAPIDIINNTADYFRLGIDELTGTSRAQAIATARQIAMYLCREMTNLSLPKIGQLFGGRDHTTVMHACKKIAELMKERRSIYNQVTELTTRIKQRSSYSRNN, encoded by the coding sequence ATTTCCGTGGCTGATGACGGCATGCGCGATACGTGGAACTCCATCCTCGAAGCTCTTGCATCAGATCCCGGTGTAACTCCACCTCTGTACGGTTTTGCTTCCCTGATTGAACCCAAGGGAATTATGGCCGGGACTTTCTATCTTGAAGTTCCCAACGATTTCACCCGCAGCATGGTTGAACAACGCTTGCGTGGGCCGTTGCTTTCCGCCATCGGAAGCCTGGGTGAATTGAGTGAGATTTCTACATTCGCCGTTGTTGTCAACCCAGATTTGGTTGCGTTAGACGAACCAGCTCCGGCTGTTGAGGTCGAGGAAGTCAAAGAGGATCGCAACCCTGTCACTGCGCCAACCATTATGGCGACGGAAAGCGAACTGGAATCACGGCTCAACCCTCGATATAACTTCGACAGTTTTGTTATTGGTGGTTCAAACCGTTTCGCTCATGCGGCAGCCGTTGCTGTTGCTGAAGCACCGGCCAAGGCCTATAACCCCTTGTTTATCTATGGTGAATCAGGTTTGGGTAAAACCCACTTGTTGCACGCCATTGGTCACTATGCCCAGAGTTTGTATCCCACCATTCGTGTTCGTTATGTCAGTAGCGAAGAGTTCACCAACGATTTCATCAACTCCATTGCCAACAACCGTGGTGCGGCTTTTCAGTCTCGTTACCGCAATATCGATATTTTGTTGATTGATGACATTCAGTTCTTGCAAGGTAAAGCAGAAACGCAAGAAGCGTTCTTCCACACCTTCAATACGTTGCATGATCACAACAAACAAGTTGTTATTACGAGCGATGTTCAGCCCAAACATCTCACTGGTTTCGAAGACCGCATGCGCACCCGTTTTGAATGGGGCCTGATTACAGATGTTCAAACACCTGACTTAGAAACCCGTATTGCCATTCTTCGTAAGAAAGCAGAACGCGAAAAGCTCAGTGTTCCAGACGACATCATGGAATTTATTGCTACCAAGGTAACCAGCAATATTCGTGAGCTTGAAGGAACACTCATTCGTGTAACCGCGTTTGCCAACCTCAACAAGCAGGCTGTAGATCTTCCTCTGGTACAAACCGTTCTCAAAGACCTCATCACGCTTGACGAAGATGACATCATTGCGCCGATTGACATCATCAACAACACGGCAGATTACTTCCGCCTCGGCATTGACGAACTAACTGGCACTTCTCGAGCCCAGGCGATTGCTACTGCCCGCCAAATTGCTATGTATCTCTGTCGTGAAATGACAAACCTTTCTTTGCCAAAGATTGGTCAGCTTTTTGGTGGCCGCGACCACACAACAGTGATGCACGCGTGTAAAAAAATTGCTGAATTAATGAAAGAACGTCGTTCTATTTACAACCAGGTCACCGAGCTCACCACACGTATCAAGCAACGAAGCTCGTATTCACGAAACAACTAG
- the rpmH gene encoding 50S ribosomal protein L34: MSKRTFQPNNRRRAKVHGFRLRMRTRAGRAILAARRRKGRSELSA; this comes from the coding sequence ATGAGCAAGAGAACGTTCCAACCTAACAACCGTCGTCGTGCGAAGGTCCACGGCTTCCGTTTGCGTATGCGTACCCGTGCCGGCCGCGCCATCTTGGCTGCTCGCCGCCGTAAGGGCCGCTCCGAACTTTCCGCTTAG
- the rnpA gene encoding ribonuclease P protein component, translating to MLDRAHRLALPTDFRRIIRRGTKQTSSLVVAYAAPSDRGLSRFGMVTSKAVGNAPTRNRVRRQLRAIAWEVKDNYSADFVIRALPAAAQSSWEELHTDVLRAIRTLGEQLQ from the coding sequence GTGCTCGATCGGGCACACCGATTGGCTTTGCCAACGGACTTCCGTCGAATCATTCGTCGCGGAACGAAACAGACCTCGTCTTTGGTGGTTGCGTATGCAGCCCCGTCTGATCGAGGTCTTTCTCGTTTCGGGATGGTCACCTCTAAGGCTGTAGGTAACGCACCTACGAGAAATCGTGTTCGTCGCCAGCTTCGCGCCATTGCCTGGGAAGTCAAAGATAACTACAGCGCAGATTTTGTCATACGCGCGTTACCAGCCGCCGCCCAGTCTTCCTGGGAAGAATTACACACCGATGTACTTCGGGCAATTCGCACATTAGGAGAACAACTTCAGTGA
- the yidD gene encoding membrane protein insertion efficiency factor YidD, which produces MIVLALAYRKLISPLYGDVCRYYPTCSHYGLQALQQRGLIVGSGLTLRRLGRCNPWALGGVDDVPPAKHKFFRVTAHGFVVMNEGRA; this is translated from the coding sequence ATGATTGTGTTGGCTTTGGCCTACCGAAAACTCATCTCGCCACTGTATGGAGACGTCTGTCGGTACTACCCAACGTGCTCACATTATGGTCTTCAGGCACTTCAACAACGGGGTCTCATTGTGGGTTCTGGCCTAACCCTGCGTAGGCTAGGGAGGTGCAACCCGTGGGCACTCGGTGGCGTCGATGACGTGCCGCCCGCGAAGCACAAGTTTTTTCGTGTCACAGCACACGGTTTTGTTGTGATGAATGAAGGAAGGGCGTAA
- the yidC gene encoding membrane protein insertase YidC yields MDIIGAILWPIKWAIELILVSFHWLFTSIGMDPNAGATWVLAIAGLVVVVRAALIPVFVKQIKSQRKMLEIAPDLKKIQDKYKGKKDQFSREAMSRETMELYRRTGSNPLSSCLPLLLQMPIFFGLFSVLNDVAVKKGAAGVGPMNEELAQSFYNASLFGIAPLHTTFMEAMNATPPEVTVMVIAMTMVVLMTASQFITQLQIVSKNMSEETKASPAFRQQRILLYILPLVFAFSGFAFPLGVMFYWLVSNFWTMGQQFIVIRNMPTPGSQAAKDREERLARRGKLPKGTPEVIEIEEPKPAQRVQPVSKNRAKKSGKKK; encoded by the coding sequence ATGGATATTATCGGCGCGATTCTGTGGCCAATTAAGTGGGCCATTGAACTTATCTTGGTGTCCTTCCACTGGTTATTCACCAGCATCGGAATGGACCCCAATGCAGGTGCTACCTGGGTTCTTGCAATTGCGGGCCTTGTGGTGGTCGTTCGCGCCGCGCTGATTCCCGTGTTCGTTAAGCAAATCAAGAGCCAGCGAAAGATGCTCGAGATTGCTCCTGATCTGAAGAAAATCCAGGACAAATACAAGGGGAAGAAGGATCAATTCTCTCGCGAAGCTATGTCTCGCGAAACCATGGAGCTCTACCGCCGCACGGGAAGCAACCCACTGAGCTCCTGCCTGCCACTTCTCTTGCAGATGCCCATCTTCTTTGGTCTTTTCTCCGTGCTGAACGACGTCGCAGTCAAGAAGGGTGCAGCCGGTGTTGGGCCCATGAACGAAGAGCTTGCCCAGTCCTTCTATAACGCAAGCCTCTTCGGCATCGCTCCCTTACACACGACGTTCATGGAAGCGATGAACGCAACTCCTCCTGAGGTAACTGTCATGGTCATCGCTATGACCATGGTGGTTCTGATGACGGCATCGCAGTTCATTACTCAGTTGCAGATTGTTTCTAAGAACATGTCCGAGGAGACCAAGGCAAGCCCTGCTTTCCGCCAACAGCGCATCTTGCTCTACATCCTCCCCCTCGTCTTTGCCTTCTCTGGCTTCGCGTTCCCCCTCGGTGTGATGTTCTACTGGCTCGTGTCCAACTTCTGGACCATGGGTCAGCAGTTCATTGTGATCCGCAACATGCCAACTCCTGGTAGCCAGGCAGCCAAAGACCGTGAAGAGCGCCTTGCTCGTCGCGGCAAGCTACCCAAGGGAACCCCTGAAGTTATCGAGATCGAAGAACCTAAACCAGCACAGCGCGTACAGCCCGTGAGCAAGAACCGCGCTAAGAAGTCCGGAAAGAAGAAATAA
- a CDS encoding protein jag, which yields MSETEAKAAPSLKDLENEGDVAADYIEELLDIADLDGDLDIDARNGRAYVSVTASEQGNVRVLSRPETVAALQELTRLAVQNKTGQFSRLILDVGGSRQTREQELAALVDAAAARLENGASAAALPPMSSYERKLVHDLVSERGLVSHSDGEGKDRHTVITAGK from the coding sequence GTGTCTGAAACCGAAGCAAAAGCAGCACCAAGCCTCAAAGACCTCGAAAACGAGGGCGACGTCGCAGCTGATTACATTGAAGAACTTCTCGACATCGCCGATTTGGATGGAGATCTCGACATCGACGCCCGTAACGGCCGCGCCTATGTCTCTGTAACCGCTTCAGAGCAGGGTAACGTTCGCGTACTTTCCCGCCCCGAAACCGTAGCGGCACTTCAAGAGCTCACTCGTCTTGCCGTTCAAAACAAGACCGGCCAGTTCTCTCGCCTCATCCTGGACGTGGGCGGCTCACGCCAAACTCGCGAACAGGAACTCGCAGCACTTGTTGACGCCGCAGCGGCACGTCTGGAAAACGGCGCTTCAGCAGCCGCACTTCCTCCCATGAGCTCCTACGAACGCAAGCTTGTGCACGATCTTGTGAGCGAACGAGGCCTGGTGTCTCACTCTGACGGCGAGGGCAAAGACCGCCACACCGTCATCACTGCCGGCAAATAG
- the rsmG gene encoding 16S rRNA (guanine(527)-N(7))-methyltransferase RsmG — protein MTPEYEAEPAQAAQIFGEQIDVARQFTANLAQYGEELGLIGPLELPRLWTRHILNCAVVAPLLRGRVGDVGSGAGLPGLVLAIARPDVDFTLIEPMERRTAWLNDQVAELGLTNVTVVRDRAEDVRRDVLLDQVTARAVSALKKLIPMTAPLVRPGGELVLMKGAGAQAEIEAAAKQIKAFKLHNVEVLTLGEGLLDDVTRVVRATVE, from the coding sequence TTGACTCCGGAATATGAAGCGGAGCCAGCTCAAGCGGCTCAGATATTTGGCGAACAGATTGATGTAGCGCGTCAATTTACAGCCAACCTTGCGCAATATGGTGAGGAACTGGGCCTTATAGGCCCTCTTGAGCTTCCTCGGCTGTGGACTCGTCACATCCTCAACTGCGCCGTTGTTGCGCCACTTCTCCGCGGACGCGTCGGCGACGTGGGAAGTGGAGCGGGCCTGCCTGGCCTCGTTCTTGCTATTGCTCGCCCAGATGTGGACTTTACTCTCATCGAGCCCATGGAGCGCCGTACTGCTTGGCTGAATGATCAGGTAGCCGAACTGGGTCTCACCAACGTCACTGTTGTTCGTGATCGCGCCGAAGACGTCCGCCGCGACGTGTTGCTTGACCAGGTCACAGCACGGGCTGTCAGCGCGTTGAAGAAACTGATCCCCATGACAGCACCGCTGGTTCGCCCTGGCGGAGAACTTGTGTTGATGAAGGGCGCTGGCGCCCAGGCCGAAATTGAGGCGGCTGCCAAGCAAATCAAAGCATTCAAACTGCATAACGTCGAGGTCCTGACGCTGGGCGAGGGGCTTCTCGATGACGTAACGAGGGTGGTTCGGGCTACAGTTGAGTAG
- a CDS encoding ParA family protein has product MKHPEETSTTSPVDVDSPLAKELSDLTARRRILDQTPPPLPQRPRVFTVSNQKGGVGKTTTTVNIAAALARFGAKVLVIDLDPQGNASTALGIEHHGEIPSIYDVLVEGKPLVDVIQKSTEEGELYCAPSNLDLAGAELQMYGRDRREYLLRDALEQLFASPGNDYNYVFIDCPPSLGLLTINAFTCAREVLIPIQCEYYALEGLSQLLNTIEMINQGLNPYLQVSTILLTMFDSRTRLAHEVAEDVRTHFPQQVLNAVIPRAVRVSEAPSYSQTVVSYDTMSVGSISYIEAAHEIALRGAPPSHRSPAQEATHGNE; this is encoded by the coding sequence GTGAAACATCCTGAAGAAACGAGCACAACGTCCCCCGTTGACGTTGATTCGCCGTTGGCTAAGGAGCTCAGCGACCTGACGGCACGGCGTCGAATTCTGGACCAAACGCCGCCGCCACTGCCCCAGCGTCCTCGCGTTTTTACGGTCTCCAACCAAAAGGGTGGAGTGGGTAAAACCACAACCACGGTCAATATTGCAGCGGCCCTGGCTCGCTTTGGCGCCAAAGTACTCGTTATTGACCTCGATCCCCAGGGAAATGCCTCTACGGCGCTGGGAATTGAACACCATGGTGAGATCCCCAGCATTTATGACGTACTCGTCGAGGGAAAACCACTCGTAGACGTTATTCAAAAGAGCACAGAAGAAGGCGAGCTGTATTGCGCACCCTCCAACCTGGACCTCGCTGGCGCAGAACTGCAGATGTATGGTCGTGACCGCCGCGAATATTTGCTTCGTGACGCACTGGAACAGCTTTTTGCTAGCCCTGGCAACGACTACAACTACGTTTTTATCGACTGCCCACCCTCACTGGGTTTGCTCACCATTAATGCGTTTACCTGCGCACGCGAAGTATTAATCCCCATTCAGTGCGAGTATTACGCTCTCGAGGGGCTGTCCCAGCTGCTCAACACCATTGAGATGATCAACCAGGGCCTCAATCCCTACCTTCAGGTGTCCACAATCTTGCTCACGATGTTCGATAGCAGAACCAGATTGGCTCACGAAGTGGCAGAGGATGTGCGCACCCACTTCCCACAGCAAGTGCTCAACGCAGTCATTCCGCGTGCAGTGCGCGTTTCTGAAGCCCCCAGCTACAGTCAGACCGTCGTGAGCTACGACACGATGTCTGTCGGCTCTATTTCTTATATTGAAGCTGCCCACGAGATTGCTCTGCGCGGCGCACCACCTTCACACCGTTCCCCAGCACAGGAGGCCACACATGGCAACGAATAA